Proteins from one Podospora pseudoanserina strain CBS 124.78 chromosome 1, whole genome shotgun sequence genomic window:
- a CDS encoding hypothetical protein (COG:S; EggNog:ENOG503NY2P), translated as MSSDNYRGDPNDGGPLDSDDWTSYVPYSMHEATRERVEDGEEYDQEYYDEILREEMAEHERLHASGDAEGLELEVVLEQVPVGNEDDEDDEDEEDEEDDEDEEDEEDEEDEEDEEDEEEDDDDNQATAEEREGGQLLRRIVRLVGNGASGAVGLSQRQILALLRGHDLTDLIFDDAEVDEMMYQRRTNRQDPDRFPKVPSEEGRKLMESGAFGSFDIRDRRYKDISRRILDRELGLGGKAEQLRNRGMMLQQMIPVSKPEMIIHYDDPVCCGQFSDDGNFFYTCNKDFKVRLYDTSNVYDWKYYKTFDYPFGQWTMTDADLSPDNRWLAFTSLQPEVAIAPTDPKDTGDSYTLNFAGGHSQPGYGGSFAIFSVRFSGDGRQLVAGTNTDSVVVYDIETRTTLHHVHGHNDDVNAVCFADKNSPHILYSGSDDCTIKVWDTRSIGDGRPAGAFVGHTEGLTYIDSKQDGRYILSNGKDQSMKLWDLRKAMSTSTFLSTNPTAITQSPDYQFDYRWQEYDDSRWYQHPHDNSVVTFRGHKVQRTLIRCHFSPPNSTDSRYVYSGSADGHVYIWNMDATLAKTIDVQKATESATGSNTRLRMRRYRLHSFENDWSTIVRDVGWHPNAPVLVASSWNGSANDTGTASVHGYNEADDDDGEESEDEGMAMGRVVDEKLNAPRVATGGWRQRYDM; from the exons ATGAGTAGCGACAATTACCGCGGTGACCCCAACGATGGCGGCCCGCTGGATTCCGACGACTGGACCTCCTACGTCCCGTATTCGATGCATGAAGCTACTCGCGAGCGGGTCGAAGACGGAGAGGAATATGACCAGGAGTATTATGATGAAATTTTGAGGGAAGAAATGGCAGAACATGAGCGGCTTCATGCGTCCGGCGATGCCGAGGGACTCgagttggaggttgtgtTGGAGCAGGTTCCGGTCGGtaatgaggatgatgaggatgatgaggatgaagaagatgaagaagatgacgaagatgaagaagatgaagaagatgaagaagatgaagaagatgaagaagatgaagaagaagatgatgatgataatcaAGCTACTgccgaggagagggaggggggtcaGCTACTGAGGAGAATTGTGAGACTTGTTGGGAATG GTGCCTCGGGGGCAGTTGGGTTGAGCCAGCGACAGATTCTTGCTTTGCTGAGAGGGCATGATCTTACGGACTTGAtttttgatgatgccgaggttgatgagatgatgtATCAGCGGCGGACCAACAGACAAGACCCGGATAGGTTTCCCAAGGTACCgagtgaggaggggaggaaacTGATGGAGTCGGGGGCGTTTGGGTCGTTTGATATCCGTGATCGGAGGTATAAGGATATCTCGAGGAGGATTCTCGATCGAGAGCTAGGTCTGGGCGGCAAGGCTGAGCAGCTGAGGAATCGAGGAATGATGCTGCAACAGATGATACCGGTATCCAAGCCAGAGATGATTATCCATTACGACGATCCCGTTTGTTGCGGCCAGTTCTCCGACGATGGCAACTTCTTTTACACCTGCAACAAAGACTTTAAAGTACGGTTATACGATACCTCGAATGTTTACGACTGGAAGTACTACAAAACGTTCGACTACCCGTTTGGTCAATGGACGATGACCGATGCCGACCTCAGCCCTGATAACCGCTGGCTGGCGTTTACGTCGTTGCAGCCTGAAGTTGCGATTGCTCCCACCGACCCGAAGGATACCGGCGATTCATACACACTTAACTTTGCCGGAGGGCACAGTCAGCCTGGGTATGGTGGGAGCTTTGCTATCTTCTCCGTGAGGTTCTCGGGCGATGGGCGTCAGCTTGTCGCGGGCACGAATACCGACTCCGTGGTAGTGTATGACATCGAAACACGCACAACATTACATCACGTTCATGGGCATAACGACGATGTGAACGCCGTTTGCTTTGCCGACAAGAACTCGCCTCACATCCTGTACTCCGGCTCAGATGACTG TACGATTAAAGTATGGGACACCCGTTCCATTGGTGACGGCCGCCCAGCCGGGGCCTTTGTAGGACACACCGAAGGCCTTACCTATATCGACTCCAAGCAGGATGGTCGTTACATCCTTTCCAATGGTAAAGACCAGTCGATGAAACTGTGGGACTTGCGCAAAGCAATGTCTACCTCCACCTTCCTTTCAACAAACCCAACGGCCATCACTCAATCTCCAGATTATCAGTTCGACTACCGCTGGCAAGAATATGACGACTCACGATGGTATCAGCACCCCCACGACAACTCAGTCGTGACTTTCCGTGGACACAAGGTTCAGAGGACACTCATCAGATGCCACTTTTCGCCACCCAACAGCACAGATAGTCGATACGTCTACTCTGGAAGTGCAGATGGGCATGTATACATTTGGAACATGGACGCCACACTCGCGAAGACCATTGACGTTCAAAAAGCCACAGAGTCAGCCACTGGAAGCAACACGAGACTCAGGATGAGGCGGTATAGATTGCATAGCTTCGAGAATGACTGGAGCACTATTGTGAGAGATGTGGGATGGCATCCGAATGCGCCGGTACTGGTCGCTAGTTCGTGGAACGGCTCGGCGAATGATACGGGAACGGCAAGCGTGCATGGGTACAACGAggctgacgatgatgatggggaggagagtgaggatgaggggatgGCAATGGGGAGAGTGGTGGATGAAAAGTTAAATGCCCCGCGGGTGGCTACTGGAGGTTGGAGGCAGAGATATGATATGTAA